The Clostridium sp. DL-VIII DNA window TTCAATTTATTCTTACATTTTATTGTAGTATTTTTAAAAAAACATTATAATTTTATCTGTCATTAGTTAAGGCTATTTTATAATTTTAATCTAAATTGATGGAGGCAAAATTTAATGAATACCAAGAAAAACTTAAGAAGTTATTATAAGATTTTATTTTTTATACTTGCCATTGGAATAGTTATTGGAGTTTTATTTATACAACCACAAGTTGGTGTTGCTGACCAAGGTGATTTTAATAGAATAATGAGCATATCTGGGCTATCATTATTAGATTCAGATGCAAATAATCCTAACTTTATAAGATTTATGAGTTATATTGTAACTGATTATCAAATAACGAATATTACCAATCTAACCTTAACTATTTTTGGATCTAGCCTTAGTTATCTAATTATACTAATTAATACTATCTCCAAATTATTTGGGCAAGCTATATTTAAAACTCAGTATTTATCTGTAATTTACAGTATTATATATATTCTTTCTTTTAGCATAATATTAAAATCCTTTAACATAAAGAATCGCATAAAACTCATAATTCTTGAACTATTAATACTGTTCTTCTTCTTTGATGGAAATTATTTAATTTGGTTCAATAGTCTTTACGGTGAACCAATGATGTTTACAACATTAGTACTATTTATTGCTTCTGTTCTTAACTACATTTATTACAAATATATCCTTAAGAAAAACGAAAAAATATTTTCAAAAATATTTTTCATATTGTTTTCAGCATTCTTGTTTTTGGGTTCAAAACTACAAGTACTTACTTCATTGCCTATTATTATACTTTTTATCGTTAAAGTACTCTTTGATAACAGACGTTCTCTCAATAAAATAAATCTATACATATTGTGCATTGTCCTTTGTTTTGTAATAGCATATCCTATTGGCATTAGCTATAATAGCTCTGACTTGAATGTTGATACCCAATATAACTCAGTTTTTTATGGTATATTAAAAGATTCTAAAACTCCAGAGCAAGATTTAATAGATTTAGGTCTTAATCCAGATATGGCAGTCGACGCTGGAAAAAACGCTTATTTAGCTGAGGATAAATATGTGAAGTATTCTCCTAAAAGCGAATTAACTGCTGAAGAATTTTATAGTAACATAAATAATCTAAAACTTGCTAAATTTTATTTATCTCATCCTCAAAGATTATTAAATGGTATGAAATATACAGCTAGTAAAGCATTTTCTACTAGTACATTGCTTGGAAAACATTATAGAAGCTATAGTGAAAAGCCTATTACAGACTTCAATAGATTTACTCTTTGGTCAACATTTAGAGAAAATATGCTTCCTCACGAATTATACTTTATAGTTTCAGTTTATCTTATTCTTGCAGTATACTCACTTTATAAATATATTAAAAGTAAATCTAATTTAGAAATAAAAACCAAATTACTTTTACTCTGGACTGTTATGTTAATAGGTATAATTCAATTCCCAATGCCATTTGTAGGCAACGGTGAAGCTGATACTGCGAAGCAATTATTCCTATTTAATTTTATTTTTGATGGATTACTCTTATTTGTTTCTATAAAGATTATTTTCAAGATAATTGATCTATTTAAAATTAAGTGAATCGATTTTAAGCATCTATAACATAAAAATTAATGCTATGACGAAGTAGTGGATATGATTTATGAGATAATAGCTTCTTCACACAGCTATCAGATAAGCTAAAAAATTTAAAACAACAATTTTTTATTTAATTAGTTTCACTATCAAATCATAATCCATTTAATATAGATACTAAATACATACAATTAGATTTGCAAAAGAAGTTGATGAAAGCTATCTTGGTAGGTATTTAGAAAGTTTACATTACACATATGAACAAATTTAAATTATTTATTCCTCAAAGATAATAAAAGATAGTTTTTTTATGAATGACAAAATAAAATAATTATTATACATAATTAATCCTTTTTTAATATATAGCATCTAAGTTTACTAAAAAACTCTGTCTATAATGATATGAGAGATATAATCAGCGCATAAAATAATCTCTGATTATATCTCTCATATTATTATAAGCATGCATTCATATTATAAAATGAAACACAAAATTAAAAGATTATATCAATTTGTTTCTAAATAAATGAATCCTGCTTAATCTAATTAATATCAAAACAATGCTACCAAAAGTGTCTATTATGACATCTCTAACAGCACCTTCTCGTCCCAATACGAAAAGTTGATGTATTTCATCAGAACAGGCATATAAAAATACAAATATTATAGTCATAACAACAACTTTCCTCATATTAAAATATAAATTAAACACATTAAATGCTAATAAGGCCAAAATCATATATTCAAGAAAATGTGCACATTTTCTAACAACAAAATTAGCAAGCTGTCCAAAAATACCATTTACATCTATACCTATACTAGCTAATACTTTTATTATCCCTTCACTTTGAGAATCAGATATGTTAGCTGGTTGATTTGACATAACAAATATTCCAGCCATCCAAATAATTAATAAAAACCAATAAATAATTTTCCTTTTGTTTCTCATATTTAACCTCTTTAAAGTAAGATTTCTACGCTATAGCTTAATGCTTATTATGGATACTTCATTCTGACATGTATCTATTTATATATGCAAGTGACTCTTCCAACAATTCCTGTCCCTTTTCTAGTCCATCAATCTTTAACTCAAGATTGCAAATTCTTTGATCTATTTGATACATAAATTGCTTTATATCTTGTAATAGTTTAGCTTCATATGTTACTTGTACTCCCTCATCATCAATAAATACCTTTTCTGGTGGGGCTCCGCACTTGGTACATTTTGCATATATACCTTGTTCATCTAAATTATTAAAGACCTTAAATGTATCATTATTACATTCTGTACAATTTGATAGCATTATGAAATCATAATAACT harbors:
- a CDS encoding VanZ family protein: MRNKRKIIYWFLLIIWMAGIFVMSNQPANISDSQSEGIIKVLASIGIDVNGIFGQLANFVVRKCAHFLEYMILALLAFNVFNLYFNMRKVVVMTIIFVFLYACSDEIHQLFVLGREGAVRDVIIDTFGSIVLILIRLSRIHLFRNKLI